One region of Bacillus pumilus genomic DNA includes:
- the czrA gene encoding Zn(II)-responsive metalloregulatory transcriptional repressor CzrA, which produces MKEELNTNQEQERMELDEESLFLVSQTFKALSDPTRIRILHLLSQGEHSVNDIAETLNLMQSTVSHQLRFLKNLRLVKSRRAGTSIFYSPEDQHVMEVLEQMIYHAQHD; this is translated from the coding sequence ATGAAGGAAGAACTGAATACAAATCAAGAACAGGAACGGATGGAGCTGGATGAAGAAAGTCTATTTCTTGTCTCCCAAACCTTTAAAGCTTTATCTGATCCGACACGTATTCGAATTCTGCACCTGCTGTCTCAAGGTGAACACTCGGTAAATGATATAGCAGAAACACTGAATCTCATGCAATCAACCGTTTCTCATCAGCTGCGCTTTTTAAAAAACCTTCGTCTCGTGAAATCTAGACGAGCAGGGACCTCGATTTTTTACAGCCCTGAAGATCAGCATGTGATGGAAGTGCTTGAACAGATGATTTACCATGCACAGCACGATTGA
- a CDS encoding APC family permease yields MTEEPRLKRSLTVFPLVVIGLAYMDPLVVFDSYGIVAQLTKGHVATAYIFTLLALLLTALSYGNMVKAFPKAGSAYTYAQKSIHPHVGFLVGWTLLLDYLFLPMVNFAIGSAYLTAAFPDVPHYIWITILAIAITTVNVIGIRLTANITALFVTFQVIVAVTFVGFIMYGLTQNAGSGELLSARPFYSASLDPALIFSGATILCFSFLGFDAISTLSEETIKPKKTIPLAIFLTVAIGGVLFTLTSYFLQQVFPNFQQFKHPDAASLEIADFVGGAFLHSFFLAGTMVAVISSSLSSHASAARLLYAMGRDESLPKRFFGYIHPRLKTPVFNILLIGAFSLTAVVGELEVIYSFISFGALIGFTLVNLSVFAYYFIRQKQRGVLNTLRYAVIPLCGTAFCIWLLTNISTNALIIGLLWLIIGFVYFCYRLKTRPEFTFGYD; encoded by the coding sequence TTGACTGAAGAGCCAAGACTAAAACGCAGCCTGACTGTCTTCCCACTTGTTGTGATCGGGCTTGCTTATATGGATCCACTTGTCGTATTTGATTCATACGGCATTGTGGCTCAGCTGACGAAAGGACACGTCGCTACAGCTTATATATTTACGTTACTTGCATTACTATTGACAGCGCTTAGCTATGGGAATATGGTGAAGGCTTTTCCAAAAGCAGGATCTGCTTATACATACGCGCAAAAAAGTATTCATCCTCATGTTGGCTTTCTTGTAGGCTGGACACTTTTACTGGATTATTTATTTTTGCCTATGGTGAATTTTGCGATTGGAAGTGCTTATTTAACCGCAGCCTTTCCTGATGTACCTCATTACATTTGGATCACCATACTTGCTATCGCCATAACGACTGTCAATGTAATCGGTATCCGGCTTACAGCCAACATCACGGCACTATTTGTGACCTTTCAGGTCATTGTCGCCGTCACTTTTGTTGGGTTTATTATGTATGGGCTCACGCAAAACGCAGGCAGCGGGGAATTATTGTCCGCCCGGCCTTTTTATTCGGCGAGCTTAGATCCAGCGCTTATTTTTTCAGGAGCAACCATTTTATGTTTTTCGTTTCTAGGATTTGATGCGATTTCGACCCTGTCTGAGGAAACCATTAAGCCAAAAAAGACGATCCCACTTGCCATCTTCTTAACCGTCGCCATTGGAGGCGTACTGTTTACCTTGACGTCTTATTTTTTGCAGCAAGTATTTCCAAATTTTCAGCAGTTCAAGCATCCCGATGCGGCCTCACTTGAAATTGCGGATTTTGTGGGCGGCGCCTTTCTCCACTCGTTCTTTTTAGCTGGCACAATGGTCGCTGTTATCTCTTCTTCCTTATCGTCACATGCAAGTGCAGCAAGGCTATTATATGCAATGGGTAGAGATGAGTCGTTACCGAAGCGTTTCTTCGGATATATACATCCGAGATTAAAAACGCCTGTTTTTAATATTTTATTAATTGGTGCTTTCTCCTTAACCGCAGTCGTTGGCGAACTTGAAGTCATTTATTCCTTTATCAGCTTCGGCGCGTTGATTGGATTCACATTAGTGAACTTATCTGTTTTTGCGTACTATTTCATTAGACAAAAACAAAGAGGTGTACTCAATACATTGAGATACGCAGTGATTCCTCTGTGCGGGACGGCCTTTTGTATATGGCTGTTAACGAACATCAGTACAAATGCATTAATCATTGGTTTGCTTTGGCTAATTATCGGTTTTGTTTATTTCTGCTACAGACTGAAAACAAGACCCGAATTTACATTTGGGTACGATTGA
- a CDS encoding lysozyme family protein, translating into MKKKKTGCFAISGCFTIFLFVFVLAAIVMSFNQKELKKLPIDTESIVLSRLDDFKPLVETELRDQDLDQYTALILGMMYQESKGRGGDPMQSSESLGLKRNEINDPQKSIRQGVHHFSTMYKHGKKKGVDLETIIQSYNMGIGYIDFVAKNGGKHSEKLAKQYSKKQVKRNPEVYTCGGNKDNFRYPYCFGDFTYAEKVKEKTKTVEEKMKLASSSSPSS; encoded by the coding sequence TTGAAAAAGAAAAAAACAGGATGTTTTGCCATTTCAGGCTGCTTCACGATTTTTCTGTTTGTTTTCGTATTAGCAGCCATTGTCATGTCCTTTAATCAAAAGGAGTTAAAAAAGCTGCCGATTGATACGGAATCAATTGTTTTGTCGAGATTGGATGATTTCAAACCGCTTGTAGAAACAGAGTTAAGAGATCAAGATTTAGATCAATATACCGCGTTAATCCTCGGTATGATGTATCAAGAATCAAAAGGCAGAGGCGGAGATCCAATGCAGTCCTCTGAATCTCTTGGTTTGAAACGAAATGAAATCAATGACCCTCAGAAAAGCATTAGACAAGGAGTCCATCATTTTTCTACTATGTACAAGCATGGGAAGAAAAAAGGCGTTGATTTGGAAACCATTATCCAAAGCTATAATATGGGAATTGGCTATATTGATTTTGTTGCAAAAAACGGGGGAAAACATTCCGAGAAATTGGCAAAACAATACTCTAAAAAGCAAGTGAAACGAAACCCAGAAGTCTATACGTGCGGAGGCAACAAAGATAACTTCCGCTACCCATATTGCTTCGGTGACTTCACTTATGCTGAAAAAGTAAAAGAAAAAACGAAAACAGTTGAAGAAAAGATGAAATTGGCTTCGTCATCCTCACCATCATCGTAA
- the prpB gene encoding methylisocitrate lyase gives MWIVNDESSQVDLAAAFQEQMHKSALFQIPGVHDGMSALYAKKMGFQGLYLSGAAFCASKGLPDLGMIHSTEMAEKAKEIIRASQLPLLVDMDTGYGGVLNAARAAKEMIESKVAAVQIEDQQMPKKCGHLNGKSLVPVEEMIAKIKAIKQAAPTLLVIARTDARSVNGMEDVIRRANLYVEAGADAIFPEALITAEDFTHASNNIKGPLLANMTEFGKTPYYHADEFSVFGFQMVIYPVSSLRVAAKAYERLFTEIMEKGTQQGMLKDMQTRQELYETIHYDEYEEMDQHLAKTILPEIGKEHR, from the coding sequence GTGTGGATCGTGAATGATGAATCAAGTCAAGTAGATTTAGCCGCAGCCTTTCAAGAACAAATGCACAAATCAGCTTTATTTCAAATTCCAGGCGTTCACGATGGAATGTCTGCGCTCTATGCAAAAAAAATGGGCTTCCAAGGGCTCTATTTATCCGGAGCCGCCTTTTGTGCCAGCAAAGGATTGCCTGATCTCGGCATGATCCATTCAACGGAAATGGCTGAAAAAGCGAAGGAAATTATTCGAGCTTCTCAGCTGCCGCTTTTGGTCGATATGGATACTGGCTATGGCGGTGTATTGAATGCTGCAAGGGCGGCAAAGGAAATGATAGAAAGTAAGGTGGCAGCTGTTCAAATTGAAGATCAGCAAATGCCAAAAAAATGCGGACATTTAAACGGAAAATCGCTCGTTCCAGTAGAAGAGATGATCGCAAAAATCAAAGCCATCAAACAAGCGGCACCAACGCTTTTGGTGATTGCGAGAACCGATGCAAGGTCCGTAAATGGGATGGAGGATGTCATCCGCAGGGCCAATCTTTACGTAGAAGCAGGAGCTGACGCTATTTTTCCTGAGGCACTCATCACAGCAGAGGACTTCACGCATGCGTCAAACAATATTAAAGGACCGCTCCTTGCAAATATGACGGAGTTTGGCAAGACGCCTTATTATCATGCAGACGAATTTTCTGTATTTGGCTTTCAAATGGTCATTTACCCTGTGTCATCACTCAGAGTCGCTGCAAAAGCGTATGAGCGTTTATTTACAGAAATCATGGAGAAGGGGACGCAGCAAGGAATGCTAAAGGACATGCAAACGAGACAAGAGCTGTATGAAACGATTCATTATGATGAATATGAGGAAATGGATCAGCATTTAGCGAAAACGATCCTGCCGGAAATCGGGAAAGAACATCGATAA
- a CDS encoding bifunctional 2-methylcitrate dehydratase/aconitate hydratase: MNKTAVANQTDQLLEEIAAYAVDGEITSKEAIETARYVLIDTLGCGMLALNFPECTKHLGPIVPGTVVPNGARVPGTSFVLDPVQAAFDIGCMIRWLDYNDTWLAEEWGHPSDNLGGILAVSDYISRTQLANGEEPLSMNDVLHAIVKAHEIQGVLALENCLNRNGLDHVLFVKVATSAVVCALLGGTKEDVQHVLSQAFVDNSPLRTYRHAPNTGSRKSWAAGDATSRGVRLAMMTLKGEMGYQTPLSAEKWGFEDVLMKGKSLTLAQPLGSYVIENVLFKIAYPAEFHAQTAAEAAMILHDAVKGRLDDIDRVEITTHESAIRIIDKKGPLYNPADRDHCLQYITAIGLIYGELTADHYEEETAQNPVIDRLRDQMVVKEDKQYTADYLDPKKRSIANSVQIFFKDGTMTDRIEIEYPLGHRRRRQEGIPLLEKKWLYHLKTRFPQKQVDQIVSLCQNPNQLKTTTVPAFMDLFVI; this comes from the coding sequence ATGAATAAAACAGCAGTCGCCAATCAAACGGATCAGCTATTAGAAGAAATCGCAGCCTATGCAGTAGACGGGGAAATTACGAGTAAAGAAGCCATTGAAACGGCACGCTATGTGCTTATAGACACACTTGGCTGCGGAATGCTGGCGCTCAATTTTCCTGAATGTACGAAGCATCTTGGACCGATCGTCCCTGGAACCGTTGTACCTAATGGAGCAAGAGTTCCAGGTACTTCCTTTGTGCTAGATCCTGTTCAAGCGGCTTTTGATATAGGCTGTATGATTCGCTGGTTAGATTATAATGACACGTGGCTTGCAGAGGAGTGGGGACATCCGTCAGATAACTTAGGCGGGATATTAGCTGTGAGTGATTACATCAGCAGAACACAGCTTGCAAACGGGGAAGAGCCGCTTTCGATGAATGACGTACTACATGCGATCGTCAAAGCACATGAAATTCAAGGCGTGCTGGCTTTAGAAAATTGTCTGAATCGCAATGGCTTGGATCATGTGCTATTTGTCAAAGTAGCAACAAGTGCTGTTGTATGTGCATTGCTTGGCGGAACAAAGGAAGACGTGCAGCATGTTTTATCACAAGCGTTTGTTGATAATTCACCGCTTAGAACATACCGTCATGCCCCAAACACAGGATCAAGGAAATCATGGGCAGCGGGTGATGCAACAAGCCGCGGGGTGAGACTCGCAATGATGACACTCAAAGGGGAAATGGGCTATCAAACGCCGCTTAGTGCAGAGAAGTGGGGCTTTGAAGATGTTCTGATGAAAGGGAAATCTCTCACACTCGCTCAGCCGCTAGGATCGTACGTCATCGAAAATGTGCTTTTCAAAATTGCTTATCCTGCTGAGTTTCACGCCCAAACGGCTGCAGAGGCTGCTATGATCCTGCATGACGCTGTAAAAGGTCGATTAGATGACATTGACCGGGTAGAGATTACAACACATGAATCAGCGATTCGGATTATCGATAAGAAGGGACCGCTGTATAATCCAGCAGACCGCGATCATTGCTTGCAATATATTACTGCGATTGGATTGATCTATGGTGAGCTCACAGCTGACCATTATGAAGAAGAAACGGCGCAAAATCCGGTCATTGATCGTCTCCGGGATCAAATGGTCGTCAAAGAAGATAAACAATATACAGCGGATTATTTAGATCCGAAAAAGAGATCCATTGCAAACAGTGTGCAGATCTTCTTTAAAGACGGGACGATGACAGACCGAATCGAAATTGAATATCCACTTGGTCATCGCAGAAGAAGGCAGGAAGGCATTCCTCTGCTTGAAAAGAAATGGCTCTATCATTTGAAGACGAGATTTCCACAAAAACAAGTGGATCAAATTGTGTCACTCTGTCAAAATCCAAATCAATTAAAAACAACAACCGTACCAGCATTTATGGACTTATTCGTCATATAA
- the mmgD gene encoding citrate synthase, translating to MTEQLQYKPGLEDIVASETSISYLDVQQEEIVIRGYDLIELAQKKTYLETAYLLIYGRLPDAMEHHQFQQDISSQTNLHPTIQTILTKLPKTTHPMDAMRTCISALSGYDDALQDRSEACQQKRAVRLLGQLPAIVAGSYHILTKDAAISPDQTKSYTETFLTMLTRRTPTQDEITAFDQTLTLYSEHELPNSTFAARVIASTHSDMYGALTGAISSLKGDLHGGANEAVMHMLLEGKTTEGFLALIERKLAAKEKMMGFGHRVYMRKMDPRAALLKRSLKTLTESKGDTTLYDMCVAGEAYMKEKKNLYPNLDYYAAPIYYVLGIPISLYTPIFFAARASGLAAHVIEQHLHNRIFRPRVRYLGPRGLKVSDDDGKMGE from the coding sequence ATGACTGAACAACTGCAGTATAAACCGGGGCTTGAAGACATTGTGGCAAGCGAAACGTCTATCTCATACTTAGATGTGCAGCAAGAAGAGATTGTAATTCGCGGGTATGACCTCATCGAGTTGGCACAAAAAAAGACCTATTTAGAAACAGCCTATCTGCTTATTTATGGAAGATTACCTGATGCGATGGAACATCACCAGTTTCAGCAAGACATTTCCTCACAAACCAACTTACATCCAACCATTCAAACCATTTTAACAAAACTGCCAAAAACCACACATCCGATGGATGCCATGAGAACGTGCATATCTGCTCTTAGTGGGTACGATGATGCGTTACAAGATCGATCAGAAGCATGCCAGCAAAAGCGTGCTGTTCGATTACTCGGCCAGCTGCCGGCCATTGTCGCTGGAAGCTATCATATTCTCACAAAAGACGCCGCTATTTCTCCAGATCAGACCAAATCCTACACTGAAACCTTTTTAACCATGCTAACCAGACGCACGCCAACCCAAGACGAAATCACCGCTTTTGACCAAACACTCACATTATATAGTGAACATGAGCTGCCTAATTCAACGTTTGCGGCTAGAGTTATCGCATCCACACATTCTGATATGTATGGTGCTCTTACTGGAGCAATTTCTTCATTAAAAGGTGACTTGCACGGAGGAGCGAATGAAGCTGTCATGCATATGCTTCTCGAAGGGAAAACAACGGAAGGCTTCCTTGCGCTGATTGAGCGAAAATTAGCAGCAAAGGAAAAAATGATGGGCTTTGGCCATAGGGTATACATGAGAAAAATGGACCCAAGAGCCGCTCTTTTAAAACGATCATTGAAAACGCTTACGGAATCAAAGGGAGATACAACGCTTTATGACATGTGTGTAGCAGGAGAGGCATACATGAAAGAGAAGAAAAACCTCTATCCGAACCTTGATTATTACGCCGCACCTATTTATTACGTGCTCGGGATTCCAATTTCACTTTATACACCGATTTTCTTTGCTGCAAGGGCAAGTGGATTAGCTGCTCATGTCATTGAACAGCATTTGCATAATCGCATTTTCAGACCGAGAGTCCGTTATTTAGGGCCAAGAGGATTAAAAGTTTCAGATGATGATGGAAAAATGGGGGAATGA
- a CDS encoding DUF420 domain-containing protein encodes MNEQNQKPKNFTGIVIILTIAINGLIALLFLMPKSDKFSHLDITFLPLLNAVMNSFTFIFLLSALIMIKQKNIKAHRRFIFAAFSTTLVFLISYVTYHSMAADTHFGGEGIIRPIYFFILITHIVLSAVIVPLALITLFRGAQMQVERHRKIARWTMPLWLYVSLTGVIVYMMISPYYS; translated from the coding sequence ATGAACGAACAGAATCAAAAACCGAAAAATTTTACTGGTATTGTGATCATTTTAACAATTGCCATCAACGGATTAATCGCTTTATTATTTTTAATGCCAAAATCAGATAAATTTAGCCATCTGGATATTACATTTTTGCCGTTACTTAATGCCGTGATGAACAGCTTTACGTTTATCTTTTTACTTTCAGCACTCATCATGATTAAACAAAAGAACATTAAAGCGCACAGACGATTTATCTTTGCTGCATTTTCAACGACACTTGTCTTTTTAATTTCGTATGTGACCTATCACTCAATGGCAGCTGATACCCATTTCGGAGGAGAAGGGATTATCCGTCCAATTTATTTCTTTATTTTAATCACACATATCGTCTTATCAGCAGTCATTGTACCGCTTGCCCTGATTACGCTGTTTAGAGGCGCACAGATGCAAGTCGAGCGTCACCGTAAAATTGCTCGCTGGACCATGCCGCTGTGGCTTTATGTCAGTCTCACTGGCGTCATTGTGTATATGATGATTTCTCCATACTACAGCTAA